A single window of Leptolyngbya ohadii IS1 DNA harbors:
- a CDS encoding PAS domain-containing hybrid sensor histidine kinase/response regulator encodes MKLSNEALAVTGMILQLADGTIQACNAGVEQLLGLRSDQIQSDIFQHHGWQTVQENGVITPCQTHPATIALQTGESCSGVEMGFIQPSGNLVQLRVNAEPLLPASSPQTGNSDDPSAQKVPYAVVTTLLPANFSLPGEDSAACKTTDRPAISRSPSEQLFATLESISDAFFSLDQNWRFTYVNSQAYRVLNRSTGDLMGKSHWEEFPDTVGTIVEQEYRRAIAEQTTVSFEIFYLPLNGWFSVRAYPIYIDGSTDRDELGLAVYFQNITEQKLAQSAFLQQEQTAQQRLAEIEAIYATAPVGLCFNDTDLRFVRINQQLAEINGASVEQHIGHTLRELLPELADQLEPIYRRVIETGEPILNLEVSGKNPAQPGVVRTWLSSYYPLKDQRDRILGVNVVVQEITEHKRREAERQQAELNLLRSEERYRTLFESIDEGFCIIQLLFDEHNTPIDYRFLETNPTFEAQTGLEQAVGKTIRELIPDIESHWIEIYGKIALTGEAARFESASEVMGRWFDVYAFRVDQPESRRVALLFKDISDRKRSEAALQESETRFRRMTDILPQIMWTADPDGTIDYYNQQWEDFTGTSRVGTSEWEWRQILHPDDVLPTIAHWTQSIRTGALYDFEHRVRRKDGEYRWHLTRAVPYRNEQGQIIKWFGMAIDIHDQKLAMAERERYAEQVQRILRREQAARTEAENANRVKDEFLAVLSHELRSPLNPILGWTKLLQTGRLDAQKTADALATIERNAKLQTQLIEDLLDISRVMRGKLTLIRQPTNLLSVISSAVDTVQLALEAKRIQLELNLDPQAELVNGDPGRLQQVLWNLLSNAVKFTPEGGRVWVRLERVGGERGSRGAGEQGNCESAETINCPSSSHPPTSSMRSNSKESIYPAIPAFSQCAQITITDTGRGISSQFLPHLFEYFRQEDGSTTRQFGGLGLGLAIARQIVELHGGTISAYSAGEGQGATFTVRLPLVRSGEEAGKPGSGRAGESSDSSPIPPSTHLSTHPLAGLQILVVDDDPDTRELLNFLLETNGARVTTANSAIEALRSLKRNAPDLLLSDIGMPDQDGYGLMRSIRAAYPDRAIPAIALTAYAADYDRQKALQVGFRQHISKPINPDTLLQSILELVHPTPPPNP; translated from the coding sequence ATGAAGTTGTCGAATGAGGCATTGGCTGTAACGGGCATGATTTTGCAGCTTGCAGACGGCACGATTCAAGCCTGTAATGCTGGCGTGGAGCAGCTTTTGGGATTGAGATCAGACCAGATTCAGTCCGATATTTTTCAGCATCACGGGTGGCAGACTGTGCAGGAGAACGGAGTCATTACACCCTGTCAAACCCATCCGGCAACGATCGCACTGCAAACGGGGGAAAGTTGCTCTGGAGTTGAAATGGGATTTATCCAGCCCAGTGGAAATTTGGTGCAGCTGCGGGTGAATGCCGAGCCGCTGTTGCCAGCATCCTCACCTCAGACAGGCAACTCAGACGATCCCTCAGCCCAAAAAGTTCCCTATGCAGTTGTTACAACCCTGCTCCCTGCCAATTTTTCGCTGCCGGGTGAAGACAGTGCTGCCTGCAAAACAACCGATCGTCCTGCCATTAGCCGATCGCCTTCGGAGCAGCTTTTTGCAACGTTAGAAAGCATTTCCGATGCGTTTTTTTCTCTGGATCAAAACTGGCGGTTTACCTATGTCAACTCGCAGGCATACCGGGTGCTGAATCGATCGACCGGCGATTTGATGGGTAAAAGCCACTGGGAAGAGTTCCCCGATACGGTAGGAACGATCGTGGAGCAGGAATATCGCCGTGCGATCGCAGAACAGACGACGGTTAGCTTTGAAATCTTTTATTTGCCGCTGAATGGCTGGTTCTCGGTGCGGGCATACCCCATTTATATCGACGGAAGTACAGATCGGGACGAATTGGGACTGGCGGTTTATTTTCAGAACATTACCGAGCAGAAGCTTGCCCAGTCCGCCTTTTTGCAGCAGGAACAAACCGCCCAGCAGCGACTTGCCGAAATCGAAGCAATCTATGCGACTGCTCCCGTAGGGCTTTGTTTTAACGACACCGATCTGCGATTTGTGCGAATTAACCAGCAACTTGCTGAGATTAACGGTGCATCGGTCGAGCAGCATATTGGGCACACCCTGCGGGAGCTGTTGCCGGAACTTGCCGATCAGTTAGAGCCAATCTACCGTCGAGTGATTGAAACAGGGGAACCGATCCTGAATCTGGAAGTGAGCGGGAAAAATCCTGCTCAACCCGGTGTTGTGCGTACCTGGCTATCGAGCTACTATCCGCTGAAAGACCAGCGCGATCGCATTTTGGGCGTGAATGTGGTGGTGCAGGAAATCACCGAACACAAGCGACGAGAAGCAGAACGCCAGCAGGCAGAACTTAATTTGCTCCGATCGGAGGAACGCTATCGCACCCTGTTCGAGTCGATCGACGAAGGCTTTTGCATCATTCAACTTCTGTTTGACGAACACAATACCCCTATTGATTACCGCTTCCTCGAAACCAATCCCACCTTTGAAGCACAAACTGGACTTGAACAGGCGGTCGGAAAGACGATACGCGAACTCATCCCTGATATTGAAAGCCACTGGATTGAGATCTACGGCAAAATTGCCCTGACTGGAGAAGCGGCGCGATTTGAGAGTGCCTCGGAAGTTATGGGTCGCTGGTTTGATGTGTACGCCTTTCGGGTGGATCAGCCAGAGAGCCGCAGAGTGGCACTGCTATTCAAGGACATTAGCGATCGCAAGCGCAGTGAAGCAGCCCTCCAGGAAAGTGAAACCCGCTTTCGCCGCATGACTGACATTCTGCCGCAGATTATGTGGACGGCTGACCCAGACGGCACAATCGACTACTACAACCAGCAGTGGGAAGACTTTACGGGGACAAGCCGGGTGGGTACGAGTGAATGGGAATGGCGGCAGATTCTCCATCCAGACGACGTGCTTCCTACCATAGCCCATTGGACGCAGTCCATCCGGACGGGGGCACTATACGACTTTGAGCATCGCGTTCGCCGAAAGGACGGTGAATATCGCTGGCATCTTACCCGTGCCGTTCCCTACCGCAATGAACAGGGGCAAATTATCAAATGGTTTGGCATGGCGATCGACATTCACGACCAGAAGCTGGCAATGGCAGAACGCGAACGCTACGCAGAGCAAGTTCAGCGAATCCTGCGTCGTGAACAGGCGGCAAGAACGGAAGCGGAAAATGCCAACCGGGTGAAGGATGAATTTTTGGCGGTGCTGTCCCACGAACTGCGATCGCCCCTTAACCCCATTCTGGGCTGGACAAAGCTCCTGCAAACCGGACGGCTGGATGCCCAAAAAACTGCTGATGCCCTGGCGACGATCGAGCGAAACGCTAAGCTGCAAACCCAGCTTATTGAAGACCTGCTGGACATCTCCCGTGTAATGCGCGGCAAACTTACCCTGATCCGTCAGCCGACAAACCTGCTCTCCGTCATCTCATCTGCTGTCGATACAGTGCAGCTCGCCCTCGAAGCAAAACGCATTCAGCTTGAACTGAACCTCGATCCTCAAGCGGAATTAGTAAATGGCGATCCGGGACGGCTCCAGCAAGTCCTGTGGAATTTGCTCTCCAATGCCGTGAAGTTCACGCCGGAGGGGGGTCGGGTTTGGGTGAGGCTGGAGCGAGTGGGTGGAGAGCGGGGGAGCAGAGGGGCAGGGGAGCAGGGGAACTGTGAATCTGCTGAAACTATAAATTGCCCCTCATCCTCCCATCCCCCCACTTCCTCCATGCGAAGTAATTCAAAGGAATCTATCTATCCTGCCATTCCTGCATTCTCTCAATGTGCCCAAATCACTATCACTGATACTGGAAGGGGTATCTCTTCCCAATTCCTGCCCCATCTGTTTGAATACTTCCGGCAGGAGGATGGTTCAACGACAAGGCAATTTGGTGGCTTAGGGCTGGGGCTAGCGATCGCCCGTCAGATTGTAGAGCTGCACGGCGGTACAATTTCTGCGTACAGTGCCGGAGAAGGACAGGGAGCAACGTTTACGGTGAGGTTGCCTTTAGTGCGAAGCGGAGAGGAAGCGGGGAAGCCAGGAAGCGGGAGAGCAGGGGAGTCGTCCGACTCTTCACCGATTCCCCCATCTACCCATCTATCTACCCATCCCCTCGCTGGGCTACAAATCCTTGTGGTGGATGACGATCCCGATACGCGAGAACTGCTGAATTTTCTGCTGGAGACCAATGGGGCAAGGGTAACAACTGCCAATTCTGCGATCGAAGCCCTGCGAAGTCTGAAACGAAATGCGCCCGATCTGCTGCTAAGCGACATTGGAATGCCCGATCAAGACGGCTATGGTCTGATGCGATCGATCCGTGCTGCCTACCCCGATCGCGCCATTCCCGCCATTGCCCTGACTGCCTATGCCGCAGACTACGATCGCCAAAAAGCACTTCAGGTTGGCTTTCGGCAGCACATCAGCAAACCCATCAACCCCGATACCCTGCTCCAAAGCATCCTGGAACTTGTCCATCCCACCCCACCCCCAAATCCCTAA